A section of the Pan paniscus chromosome 7, NHGRI_mPanPan1-v2.0_pri, whole genome shotgun sequence genome encodes:
- the LOC134730921 gene encoding putative exonuclease GOR — MLRATAPCWFPPGYPEAKKVAEEAALEARSRQLGAEQSQAGAPEGSKMLRATAPCWFPPGYPEAKKVAEEAALEARSRQLGAEQSQAGAPEGSKMLRATAPCWFPPGYPEAKKVAEEAALEAPEFPLPSHQPAQSFGLRVPQMHNQASAFVDIQAEPQNRGPAVPPACPKVVTEACYFPAQRGSACCLPAAPRLTERPSGVRISAPRKRKTIAQSSSPCLVTGCTDAKRTRVASSSQRSSGSKVGRQPGKTRNRSGMACKTTTTISSKRIVRRPSLPSLKKPIVLRRSGCQVPTVLRRGYLQLFTEECLKFCASKQEAEEKALNEEKVAYDCSPNKNRYLNVVLNTLKRLKGLTPSSMPGLSRAALYSRLQEFLLSQDQLEENGYPFPHPERPGGAVLFTGQGKGPGDSSCRVCCRCGTEYLVSSSGRCVRDQLCYYHWGRVRSSQVAGGRVSQYTCCAAAPGSVGCQVAKQHVRDGRKDSLDGFVETFKKELSRDAYPGIYALDCEMCYTTHGLELTRVTVVDADMRVVYDTFVKPDNEIVDYNTRFSGVTEADVAKTSITLPQVQAILLSFFSAQTILIGHSLESDLLALKLIHSTVVDTAVLFPHYLGFPYKRSLRNLAADYLGQIIQDSQDGHNSSEDANACLQLVMWKVRQRAQIQPRHRSASPAALA; from the coding sequence atgttgcgagccacagctccctgctggttcccacctggatacccagaagctaagaaggtggccgaggaggcggccctggaggcaagaagccgccagttgggagcggagcagagccaggccggtgctcccgaaggcagcaagatgttgcgagccacagctccctgctggttcccacctggatacccagaagctaagaaggtggccgaggaggcggccctggaggcaagaagccgccagttgggagcggagcagagccaggccggtgctcccgaaggcagcaagatgttgcgagccacagctccctgctggttcccacctggatacccagaagctaagaaggtggccgaggaggcggccctcgaggctccagaattccccctgccctctcatcagcctgcccagagcttcgggctccgggtgccccagatgcacaaccaggcctccgcatttgtggacatccaggcggagccccagaacaggggtccggcggtgcccccagcgtgtcccaaggtggtgacggaggcgtgctacttccctgcacagaggggatcggcctgctgcttgccagccgccccaaggctgacagagaggccctcgggagtccgcatctcagcccccaggaagaggaagacgatcgcccagtcttccagcccttgcttggtcacaggttgcacagatgccaagagaacccgcgtggccagcagcagccaacgctccagtggctccaaggtcggcagacagccagggaagacgcgcaacaggtcagggatggcatgcaagaccaccaccaccatcagctctaagcgaatcgtccgtcgtccatccttaccgagtttgaagaaacctattgtcctccgaaggtctgggtgccaagtccccaccgtcctccgccgaggctatctccaactgttcaccgaagagtgtctcaagttctgcgcctccaagcaggaggccgaggagaaggcgctgaacgaggagaaggtggcctacgactgcagccccaacaagaacaggtacctgaacgtggtcctgaacaccctcaagagactgaagggcctgacccccagctccatgccgggcctcagcagggccgccctgtacagccgcctccaggagttcctgctcagccaggaccagctcgaggagaacggctaccccttcccgcaccccgagcggcccggaggcgccgtcctcttcactggccaggggaaggggcccggcgactcctcctgcagggtctgctgccgttgtggcaccgagtacctggtgtcctcctcgggccgctgtgtacgcgaccagttgtgttattatcactgggggcgggtccgctcgagccaggtggctggaggccgggttagccagtacacctgctgtgcagctgctcctggctctgtgggctgccaggtggcaaagcagcacgtgcgggacggccgcaaggacagcctcgatggcttcgtggagaccttcaagaaagagttgtccagagacgcttatccaggaatctacgccttggactgtgagatgtgctacaccacgcatggcctagagctgacccgcgtcaccgtggtggacgccgacatgcgagtggtgtacgacaccttcgtcaagcccgacaacgagatcgtggactacaacaccaggttttccggagtcaccgaggccgacgtcgccaagacgagcatcaccttgccccaagtgcaagccatcctgctgagctttttcagcgcccaaaccatcctcatcgggcacagcctggagagcgatctgctggccctgaagctcatccacagcaccgtggtggacacggccgtgctcttcccgcactacctgggtttcccctacaagcgttccctcaggaatctcgcggccgactacctgggacagatcatccaggacagccaggacggccacaactccagcgaggacgcaaacgcctgcctgcagctggtgatgtggaaggtccgacagcgcgcccagatccagccacgccaccggtccgcctctcccgccgccctggcc
- the LOC134730922 gene encoding exonuclease GOR-like, producing the protein MLRATAPCWFPPGYPEAKKVAEEAALEARSRQLGAEQSQAGAPEGSKMLRATAPCWFPPGYPEAKKVAEEAALEARSRQLGAEQSQAGAPEGSKMLRATAPCWFPPGYPEAKKVAEEAALEAPEFPLPSHQPAQSFGLRVPQMHNQASAFVDIQAEPQNRGPAVPPACPKVVTEACYFPAQRGSACCLPAAPRLTERPSGVRISAPRKRKTIAQSSSPCLVTGCTDAKRTRVASSSQRSSGSKVGRQPGKTRNRSGMACKTTTTISSKRIVRRPSLPSLKKPIVLRRSGCQVPTVLRRGYLQLFTEECLKFCASKQEAEEKALNEEKVAYDCSPNKNRYLNVVLNTLKRLKGLTPSSMPGLSRAALYSRLQEFLLSQDQLEENGYPFPHPERPGGAVLFTGQGKGPGDSSCRVCCRCGTEYLVSSSGRCVRDQLCYYHWGRVRSSQVAGGRVSQYTCCAAAPGSVGCQVAKQHVRDGRKDSLDGFVETFKKELSRDAYPGIYALDCEMCYTTHGLELTRVTVVDADMRVVYDTFVKPDNEIVDYNTRFSGVTEADVAKTSITLPQVQAILLSFFSAQTILIGHSLESDLLALKLIHSTVVDTAVLFPHYLGFPYKRSLRNLAADYLGQIIQDSQDGHNSSEDANACLQLVMWKVRQRAQIQPRHRSASPAALACPWPQAPSTTAISPESSPCPPRRKAKETGAVDGRRGQKAKSNPNRPLPVPRNPCRGPSGLSPSLCPSQTSVLPLIASRSTEPPLPVPRVPAAPPRACPHPSAHPRPLSLHH; encoded by the coding sequence atgttgcgagccacagctccctgctggttcccacctggatacccagaagctaagaaggtggccgaggaggcggccctggaggcaagaagccgccagttgggagcggagcagagccaggccggtgctcccgaaggcagcaagatgttgcgagccacagctccctgctggttcccacctggatacccagaagctaagaaggtggccgaggaggcggccctggaggcaagaagccgccagttgggagcggagcagagccaggccggtgctcccgaaggcagcaagatgttgcgagccacagctccctgctggttcccacctggatacccagaagctaagaaggtggccgaggaggcggccctcgaggctccagaattccccctgccctctcatcagcctgcccagagcttcgggctccgggtgccccagatgcacaaccaggcctccgcatttgtggacatccaggcggagccccagaacaggggtccggcggtgcccccagcgtgtcccaaggtggtgacggaggcgtgctacttccctgcacagaggggatcggcctgctgcttgccagccgccccaaggctgacagagaggccctcgggagtccgcatctcagcccccaggaagaggaagacgatcgcccagtcttccagcccttgcttggtcacaggttgcacagatgccaagagaacccgcgtggccagcagcagccaacgctccagtggctccaaggtcggcagacagccagggaagacgcgcaacaggtcagggatggcatgcaagaccaccaccaccatcagctctaagcgaatcgtccgtcgtccatccttaccgagtttgaagaaacctattgtcctccgaaggtctgggtgccaagtccccaccgtcctccgccgaggctatctccaactgttcaccgaagagtgtctcaagttctgcgcctccaagcaggaggccgaggagaaggcgctgaacgaggagaaggtggcctacgactgcagccccaacaagaacaggtacctgaacgtggtcctgaacaccctcaagagactgaagggcctgacccccagctccatgccgggcctcagcagggccgccctgtacagccgcctccaggagttcctgctcagccaggaccagctcgaggagaacggctaccccttcccgcaccccgagcggcccggaggcgccgtcctcttcactggccaggggaaggggcccggcgactcctcctgcagggtctgctgccgttgtggcaccgagtacctggtgtcctcctcgggccgctgtgtacgcgaccagttgtgttattatcactgggggcgggtccgctcgagccaggtggctggaggccgggttagccagtacacctgctgtgcagctgctcctggctctgtgggctgccaggtggcaaagcagcacgtgcgggacggccgcaaggacagcctcgatggcttcgtggagaccttcaagaaagagttgtccagagacgcttatccaggaatctacgccttggactgtgagatgtgctacaccacgcatggcctagagctgacccgcgtcaccgtggtggacgccgacatgcgagtggtgtacgacaccttcgtcaagcccgacaacgagatcgtggactacaacaccaggttttccggagtcaccgaggccgacgtcgccaagacgagcatcaccttgccccaagtgcaagccatcctgctgagctttttcagcgcccaaaccatcctcatcgggcacagcctggagagcgatctgctggccctgaagctcatccacagcaccgtggtggacacggccgtgctcttcccgcactacctgggtttcccctacaagcgttccctcaggaatctcgcggccgactacctgggacagatcatccaggacagccaggacggccacaactccagcgaggacgcaaacgcctgcctgcagctggtgatgtggaaggtccgacagcgcgcccagatccagccacgccaccggtccgcctctcccgccgccctggcctgtccttggccccaggccccttccacaaccgccatcagtcctgagagctcaccctgtccacctcgccgcaaggccaaagaaaccggagcagtcgacggcaggagagggcaaaaagccaagagtaaccccaaccggccactcccagtcccccggaatccctgccgcggaccctcgggcctgtccccatccctctgcccttcccagacctctgtccttccactaatcgcctcccgcagcaccgagccgccactcccagtcccccgagtccctgccgcgccccctcgcgcctgtccacatccctctgcccatccgagacctctgtccttacaccactag